In one window of Dokdonia sp. PRO95 DNA:
- a CDS encoding chondroitinase-B domain-containing protein, with the protein MTRYLLLFCSLIIFASCKEPITLVSQTVTTPEELKEAIKDAKPGDVISLKDGVWKDLAIKFYGEGTEANPITLKAENAGKVILEGNSSLKLGGKHLVVEGLYFKNGYTTENAIIRFKIDDERIAYHSRVTDCVIEDFTNPDRDSKNHWIELWGQHNTFDHNYITGKTNQGPTLRVFLKGNENVNTYHQIKDNHFGPRPRKGGPRAETMQLGDSYTSMTPGYVNVEHNYFEKCNGEVEIISSKSNYNTFKNNVFFESEGSLVLRHGNYATIDGNVFIGNDASEFIGGIRVINTGHFIVNNYFYNLKGNEFRAPLAVMNGIPKSPLNRYNQVTDVVVAHNSFINTKTPWHFGVGANLSQAEVLPASEIRSARAERMIVANNLVYGDIETTEIIKNYDSITGVTFKNNILNVENKSAYQTDGLLTKEVTLSSPTEIFQSPESLETEMYNGFGFDKINEDIFGNKRASGNSVGAISGATTGASALLDVTNYGTSWFNPHPEKQAGKTVKVSTTAELTEAVATSNDGDTIELSAGNYEINEKYAFAKAVTLQSASSEKPVLTFSNTAKGFELQPRAKLKLKNISLKGTSTTDAFATLDKNMGQSYELWLDNVEINGFKSVLETSKASFADTIMIKNSVIKNTQSGIQLNKEVNDKGDYNAAFVFIEDSQFENVASDVLDYYRGGYDESTIGGSLVVTGNTFTKCGASDSANILLQTRGIVNVTLANNTFTNNRVKYVAVLWGEKGQEPVDNTVSNSGEIKVVQNLKLKLVY; encoded by the coding sequence ATGACTCGATATCTTCTTCTCTTTTGTAGCCTTATCATCTTTGCATCATGCAAGGAGCCTATTACTTTAGTGTCACAGACAGTCACTACCCCAGAGGAATTAAAAGAAGCAATTAAAGATGCAAAGCCAGGAGATGTAATCAGTCTTAAAGATGGCGTGTGGAAAGATTTAGCTATAAAATTTTACGGAGAAGGAACGGAGGCAAATCCTATTACTCTTAAGGCAGAAAATGCTGGAAAAGTTATTTTAGAAGGCAACTCTTCACTTAAACTAGGAGGGAAGCACCTTGTAGTAGAAGGACTTTATTTTAAAAATGGTTATACCACAGAAAATGCCATTATACGTTTTAAAATAGATGATGAGAGGATAGCATATCACTCGCGTGTAACAGATTGTGTGATAGAAGATTTTACAAATCCAGATCGTGATAGTAAAAACCACTGGATAGAATTATGGGGGCAACATAATACTTTTGATCATAATTATATTACTGGTAAAACAAACCAAGGGCCTACGCTTCGCGTGTTTTTAAAGGGTAATGAAAATGTAAATACCTATCACCAGATTAAGGATAACCATTTCGGACCACGTCCTAGAAAAGGTGGGCCTCGTGCAGAGACTATGCAGCTAGGAGACAGCTATACGTCTATGACACCGGGTTATGTAAATGTAGAACACAATTATTTTGAAAAGTGTAATGGAGAAGTAGAGATTATCTCAAGTAAGTCTAATTATAATACCTTTAAAAATAATGTCTTTTTTGAGTCAGAAGGTTCGCTAGTGCTTCGTCACGGTAATTATGCGACCATAGATGGTAATGTATTTATAGGTAATGATGCATCTGAGTTTATAGGAGGGATACGAGTAATTAATACGGGTCATTTTATTGTAAATAATTACTTCTATAACTTAAAAGGAAATGAATTTCGTGCTCCTCTGGCAGTAATGAATGGTATTCCTAAGTCACCACTCAATCGTTATAATCAGGTTACAGATGTGGTAGTCGCTCACAATTCATTTATAAACACAAAGACGCCTTGGCATTTTGGAGTAGGAGCAAACCTAAGTCAGGCAGAAGTCCTTCCGGCTTCAGAAATACGCTCTGCCCGCGCAGAACGTATGATTGTTGCAAATAACTTAGTGTACGGAGATATTGAAACTACAGAAATCATCAAAAATTACGATAGCATCACTGGGGTTACTTTTAAAAATAACATTCTTAACGTAGAAAATAAAAGTGCTTATCAAACAGATGGTTTGTTAACCAAAGAAGTGACATTATCATCACCTACAGAAATCTTTCAGTCGCCAGAATCACTGGAGACAGAGATGTACAACGGCTTTGGTTTTGATAAGATTAATGAAGATATTTTTGGAAACAAAAGGGCGTCGGGCAATAGTGTAGGTGCCATCTCAGGAGCCACTACAGGTGCATCGGCCTTGCTTGACGTAACTAATTACGGGACCTCATGGTTCAACCCACATCCAGAAAAACAAGCAGGAAAAACGGTAAAAGTGTCAACTACAGCAGAGCTTACAGAGGCTGTTGCGACAAGTAATGATGGAGATACTATCGAGCTTAGTGCTGGTAATTATGAGATTAATGAAAAGTACGCTTTCGCGAAAGCGGTAACTCTTCAATCTGCATCTTCAGAAAAACCGGTACTTACATTTAGTAATACTGCCAAAGGTTTTGAGCTACAACCAAGAGCAAAACTCAAACTCAAAAACATTTCACTTAAAGGAACGTCAACCACAGATGCTTTTGCAACGCTTGACAAAAACATGGGGCAGTCTTATGAATTATGGCTTGATAATGTAGAAATAAATGGATTCAAAAGTGTGCTAGAAACGAGTAAAGCATCTTTTGCAGATACCATCATGATTAAAAATAGTGTGATTAAAAACACACAAAGTGGTATCCAACTTAATAAAGAGGTAAATGATAAAGGTGATTATAATGCAGCTTTTGTATTTATAGAAGATTCTCAGTTTGAAAATGTAGCCAGTGATGTGTTAGATTACTATCGAGGTGGTTATGATGAGTCTACCATAGGTGGAAGCCTTGTAGTTACGGGAAATACGTTTACAAAATGTGGTGCTAGTGATAGCGCTAATATCTTACTACAAACAAGAGGTATTGTAAATGTTACCCTAGCAAATAACACATTTACAAATAATCGTGTGAAGTATGTCGCGGTTCTTTGGGGAGAAAAAGGTCAAGAGCCAGTAGACAATACAGTGTCTAACTCTGGTGAAATAAAAGTAGTTCAAAATCTGAAACTTAAACTGGTTTACTAA
- a CDS encoding heparinase II/III family protein encodes MYKPQQFPLLKWCFCLFSLTLCSQKLPSDKVVAVEDLAVYLKKEVKDELGDDTVEKLAAHFRTVFQERYFYDWTENDTRFEEYKSLYPAMEVSHTARAQDHLDKFDASTHWKLPFNYKNDTPINAYGLRHLARQHKMVDISFLYRYKDKDAQYIDYFTGQLQSLNDALIAGEYETIPDGNGVYEAFRSGYRVLNWLQIHNGFLGEKAYSDEEQLTTIATLLQHASHLYENNAEFKSGNHQTRGLSALAMLAIIFNDFQDADLWYERAMSILEKHLQREINEDGFQFERTIHYHQSDIDNYFYIYQLAQKSNKKVSPIWEERLKSLFTTLTKIAFPDASAPVLSDDTDAPWAEKNDISGTLTLGYLLFDDPEMGYFAKSTVKPKYLWNLSKEQLGALKDIKATTPQVGSYAFENTGYYIMREGWDDQDNMLVIAAGLDADKPDHQHGDMLGIQAMANGMVVLPNYQVRYSLEDLELFKNSMVKNVALVDDELQGKQYTSNKGGSGFGKFKELPTPKVLGWSANATADVFVGSHNGFENVGVSYTRQVINVENEFWIVKDNFQSEAPHTYKQVWQGHYSSEHSPALLRATFDNGSGLDILQLQAVDTVVTDGKRGKEWSVVQKAAADNFSFVTVLYPFDTYDKRIHEDSMGNKFADWSIITTSDTQNNSITLSKDDTNISFATSQLTIGDVIIDFSQEADVMTQVENDRLYITLLSDKPTTITITQGKQNISQPLAPAARLEYKIK; translated from the coding sequence ATGTATAAGCCACAACAGTTCCCTTTATTGAAGTGGTGTTTTTGTTTATTTTCACTTACGCTTTGTTCTCAGAAATTACCATCAGATAAGGTGGTAGCTGTAGAAGACCTTGCTGTTTATCTAAAAAAAGAGGTGAAAGATGAGCTTGGTGATGACACAGTAGAGAAGCTTGCTGCTCATTTTAGAACTGTTTTTCAAGAACGTTACTTTTACGACTGGACAGAGAATGATACTCGTTTTGAGGAGTATAAATCCTTGTATCCTGCGATGGAAGTTTCTCATACTGCTCGTGCTCAAGATCACTTAGATAAATTTGATGCCAGTACGCACTGGAAGTTACCTTTTAATTATAAAAATGATACTCCTATCAATGCATACGGTCTCAGGCACCTAGCGAGACAGCATAAAATGGTGGATATTTCCTTTCTTTATCGCTACAAGGATAAAGATGCACAATACATTGATTACTTCACAGGACAGCTGCAGTCACTCAATGACGCTTTAATCGCAGGTGAATATGAAACCATTCCCGATGGAAACGGAGTTTACGAAGCCTTTAGGTCTGGTTACAGAGTTCTCAATTGGCTACAAATTCATAATGGATTTCTTGGAGAGAAAGCATATTCAGATGAGGAGCAGCTTACCACCATCGCCACCTTATTACAACACGCTTCACACCTATATGAGAATAATGCCGAGTTTAAATCTGGTAATCATCAAACGAGAGGGTTGAGTGCGCTGGCTATGCTTGCTATTATATTCAATGATTTTCAAGATGCAGATTTATGGTATGAAAGAGCGATGAGTATTCTCGAGAAGCACTTGCAGCGCGAGATTAATGAGGATGGTTTCCAGTTTGAACGTACCATTCACTATCATCAAAGCGATATTGACAACTACTTTTATATCTATCAACTTGCTCAAAAAAGTAATAAGAAAGTAAGCCCCATCTGGGAAGAACGTTTAAAATCTCTTTTTACTACACTTACTAAAATCGCATTTCCAGACGCATCTGCGCCAGTATTATCTGATGATACAGATGCACCTTGGGCAGAGAAAAACGATATTTCTGGAACACTTACTTTGGGGTATCTTTTATTTGATGATCCTGAGATGGGATACTTTGCAAAGAGCACGGTAAAACCTAAGTATTTATGGAATTTAAGTAAGGAACAACTAGGTGCCTTAAAAGATATTAAAGCTACCACACCTCAAGTAGGCTCTTATGCTTTTGAAAATACGGGATACTATATCATGAGAGAAGGCTGGGATGACCAAGATAATATGCTTGTCATAGCTGCCGGACTTGATGCAGATAAGCCTGACCATCAGCATGGAGATATGCTGGGTATTCAAGCAATGGCAAATGGAATGGTAGTATTGCCTAACTACCAAGTACGTTACTCTCTAGAAGATCTTGAGCTATTTAAAAATAGTATGGTAAAAAATGTGGCGCTTGTAGATGACGAGCTGCAAGGCAAGCAATACACTTCAAATAAAGGAGGAAGCGGTTTTGGGAAATTTAAAGAACTTCCTACGCCAAAGGTCTTAGGGTGGAGCGCAAATGCTACAGCAGATGTGTTTGTAGGCTCGCACAACGGATTTGAAAATGTAGGTGTCAGCTATACTAGACAAGTAATAAATGTTGAGAATGAATTCTGGATTGTTAAAGATAATTTTCAATCAGAGGCTCCACATACTTACAAGCAAGTCTGGCAGGGTCATTATAGTAGTGAGCATAGCCCAGCGTTACTTAGAGCTACTTTTGATAATGGAAGCGGCTTAGATATTTTACAACTACAAGCCGTAGATACTGTAGTTACAGACGGTAAACGTGGTAAAGAGTGGTCTGTTGTGCAAAAAGCAGCTGCAGATAACTTCAGTTTTGTGACGGTGCTTTATCCATTTGACACTTACGATAAGAGGATACATGAAGATAGCATGGGTAACAAATTTGCCGATTGGTCAATTATTACTACTAGCGATACTCAAAACAATAGTATCACCTTATCTAAGGATGATACTAACATATCATTTGCTACTTCACAATTAACAATAGGTGATGTGATTATTGATTTTTCACAAGAGGCCGATGTGATGACGCAAGTAGAAAACGACCGTTTATACATTACACTGTTAAGTGATAAGCCTACCACAATTACGATTACCCAAGGAAAACAAAACATATCTCAGCCGCTAGCTCCCGCAGCTAGGCTTGAATATAAAATTAAGTAA
- a CDS encoding DUF3124 domain-containing protein: MKYLLPFVLVYLLLLSCEEPKPLSSVDPVNWEKRTVKGAINDSLESGSTFLSIYSQIYLRTENDQADLTATISLHNPNREAQVYVDKAVYYNTYGKPIRVYFDKTIFINPMETVQIVIDGVDKEGGTGANFIFDWKIQPDTNEPIIEAIMISTYGQQGISFVTTGKKLLRS; encoded by the coding sequence ATGAAATATTTACTTCCTTTTGTCTTAGTATATCTATTACTTCTTTCTTGTGAGGAGCCAAAGCCACTTAGCTCTGTAGACCCAGTGAACTGGGAGAAGCGAACAGTGAAAGGGGCTATAAATGATTCGCTTGAGTCGGGGAGTACCTTTTTATCTATTTACTCTCAAATTTACCTACGCACAGAAAATGATCAAGCAGACTTAACGGCGACCATAAGTTTGCATAATCCTAATCGAGAAGCGCAGGTGTATGTGGACAAGGCAGTGTACTATAACACCTACGGCAAGCCAATACGTGTGTATTTTGACAAAACCATTTTTATCAACCCTATGGAGACCGTTCAGATTGTTATAGACGGCGTGGATAAAGAAGGAGGCACGGGTGCAAATTTCATCTTTGACTGGAAAATACAGCCTGATACTAATGAACCTATCATTGAAGCGATTATGATAAGTACCTACGGCCAGCAAGGAATTTCTTTTGTGACTACAGGTAAAAAACTGTTGCGCTCATAA